From a region of the Nodosilinea sp. PGN35 genome:
- a CDS encoding serine/threonine-protein kinase: MAEAGQGERLLGGHYRLLRQLSRGSFGDTYLAEDTHRFQELCVLKEFNPQVPGKLALDKAQTLFEREASILYQINHPQVPRFRELLRDEGRLFLVQDYVEGPTYRELLDRRRAVGERFSEAEGVQFLIQTLPLLQYLHSIGIVHRDISPDNLIQRNADGRPVLIDFGGVKQLVVNVRHQLGVPQPYQAADGTITRLGTVGYVPEEQLESGQVSPATDLYALGMTALVLLTGKDPDALYDDRRDRWVWPQQVELSATLSQVLARLVAHDPGDRYPSAGQALAALNLAHPDPLAAAWSQPMPIRMQPVVPPPRPEPPPPPTVAVAPAASYGPPMAYDPTATVAPPPRAVPVQKTSSGCWPALAGLLVMLGVAGGLWWWLDPLSQFPGDNSDVVSPDGSDVSNPNLSEAERDRKQALRDRAVALSVDWAYVSQLTDQLFYEQNPDRQGTQLTDQPADEPLRAEWDAIAADNLDLIEANLSTEARSRLGRYNPTDSDRWQRQVNALYVSSKALYDLTDARFNQLFPGRASEGFVETPVDQIWFALAQDQVNAMESGESLTEIAFAEGTFSQQQQGNLNPGHGQIYILNLTAEQLLRLNLQAPPESTRLSLYLPVPTDDLPHLLADAEQNTWAGELPQSGYYEIVVVSQATSVVPYSLTVAVDNVINDIINRPDPPAKSN, translated from the coding sequence ATGGCTGAAGCAGGACAGGGGGAACGGTTACTCGGAGGCCACTACCGATTGCTGCGGCAGCTCAGCCGGGGCAGCTTTGGCGACACCTACCTGGCCGAAGATACCCACCGATTTCAGGAACTCTGTGTCCTGAAGGAGTTTAATCCCCAGGTGCCGGGCAAGCTGGCCCTGGATAAGGCCCAAACCCTGTTTGAGCGCGAGGCTAGCATTCTCTACCAGATCAACCACCCCCAGGTGCCTCGATTTCGCGAGCTGCTGCGGGATGAGGGGCGGCTGTTTTTGGTGCAAGACTATGTCGAAGGCCCCACCTACCGCGAACTACTCGATCGCCGCCGCGCCGTTGGCGAGCGCTTTAGCGAAGCGGAGGGGGTGCAGTTTTTAATCCAGACGCTGCCGCTGCTGCAATACCTGCACAGCATTGGCATTGTGCACCGCGATATTTCGCCCGACAACCTGATTCAGCGCAATGCCGATGGTCGCCCGGTGCTCATTGACTTTGGCGGCGTCAAGCAGCTGGTGGTGAATGTGCGCCATCAGTTGGGGGTGCCCCAGCCCTACCAGGCCGCCGACGGCACCATCACCCGCCTGGGCACCGTAGGCTATGTCCCTGAGGAACAACTCGAGTCGGGCCAGGTGAGCCCGGCCACTGACCTCTATGCCCTGGGCATGACGGCCCTGGTGCTGCTGACGGGCAAAGACCCTGACGCTCTCTACGACGATCGCCGCGATCGCTGGGTTTGGCCCCAGCAGGTCGAGCTATCGGCCACCCTGAGCCAGGTGCTGGCCCGACTGGTGGCCCACGATCCGGGCGATCGCTACCCCTCCGCTGGCCAGGCCCTGGCCGCCCTCAACCTGGCTCACCCCGACCCGCTTGCGGCCGCCTGGTCGCAGCCCATGCCCATTCGCATGCAGCCGGTGGTGCCGCCGCCCCGACCCGAGCCGCCGCCCCCGCCGACAGTGGCTGTAGCCCCCGCCGCTTCCTACGGGCCCCCCATGGCCTACGATCCAACCGCCACTGTGGCCCCACCGCCCCGCGCGGTACCGGTGCAAAAAACATCGTCGGGGTGCTGGCCTGCCCTGGCTGGGCTCCTGGTCATGCTAGGAGTTGCCGGGGGTCTGTGGTGGTGGTTGGATCCGCTGAGCCAGTTTCCAGGGGATAATTCGGACGTGGTTTCGCCCGACGGCAGCGATGTCTCTAACCCCAACCTGAGCGAGGCCGAGCGCGATCGCAAGCAGGCTTTGCGCGATCGCGCCGTTGCCCTCAGCGTTGACTGGGCCTATGTCTCGCAGCTCACCGACCAGCTCTTCTACGAGCAAAACCCCGATCGCCAGGGCACCCAGCTCACCGATCAGCCCGCCGATGAGCCCCTGCGGGCGGAGTGGGACGCGATCGCCGCCGACAACCTAGACCTGATCGAAGCTAACCTCAGCACCGAGGCGCGCAGCAGACTAGGCCGCTATAACCCCACCGACAGCGATCGCTGGCAGCGCCAGGTCAACGCCCTCTACGTCAGCAGCAAAGCCCTCTACGATCTGACCGACGCCCGCTTCAACCAGCTATTTCCGGGGCGGGCGAGCGAAGGTTTTGTCGAAACCCCCGTGGATCAAATTTGGTTTGCCCTAGCCCAAGACCAGGTCAACGCCATGGAAAGCGGCGAAAGCCTGACTGAAATTGCCTTTGCCGAAGGCACCTTCAGCCAGCAGCAGCAGGGCAATCTCAACCCCGGCCATGGCCAGATCTATATTCTCAATCTCACCGCCGAACAGCTGCTGCGCCTCAACCTGCAAGCCCCGCCCGAGAGCACCCGCCTCTCGCTCTACCTGCCGGTGCCCACCGACGACCTGCCCCACCTGCTGGCCGATGCCGAGCAAAACACCTGGGCCGGAGAGCTACCCCAGTCGGGCTACTACGAGATTGTCGTGGTGTCCCAGGCGACCAGCGTCGTCCCCTACAGTCTGACCGTTGCCGTCGATAACGTCATCAACGACATCATCAACCGCCCCGACCCGCCCGCCAAAAGCAACTGA
- a CDS encoding PIN/TRAM domain-containing protein: MLDALIVFSFILAGAGIGFYSIDLLPQPILQQVTNIEALGAVTAVFGGLIGTGLGLVMQTSYRRLERQIKELPPDRILTRAVGLVLGLLIANLMLAPLFLLPIPSEFGFIKPMTAVLGSVLFAVSGMNLADTHGRSLLRLISPSTLESTLVAEGTLKPSKTKVLDTSCIIDGRIEGLLGTGFLEGQLLVPQFVLQELQNVADASNDQKRDRGRRGLDVLNRIREAYPNRLLINSVDFDDIPTVDAKLVKLAQELNAMLLTNDYNLNKVASFQDVEVLNINDLAQAIRPAYLPGDDIDLKILKEGKEPSQGVGYLNDGTMVVVEEGRDYIGEELEVVVTGSLQTSAGRMIFARPKTSMVAS; the protein is encoded by the coding sequence ATGCTAGACGCGCTAATTGTATTTTCATTTATCCTGGCCGGGGCGGGCATTGGGTTCTACAGTATTGACCTGCTGCCCCAGCCCATTTTGCAGCAGGTGACCAATATTGAGGCCCTGGGCGCTGTCACCGCTGTGTTCGGCGGGCTGATTGGCACCGGGCTGGGCCTGGTGATGCAGACCAGCTACCGCCGCCTCGAGCGCCAGATCAAAGAGCTGCCGCCCGATCGCATTCTCACCCGCGCCGTGGGCCTGGTGCTGGGCCTGCTGATCGCCAACCTGATGCTGGCTCCGCTGTTTTTGCTGCCGATTCCCTCGGAGTTTGGCTTTATCAAGCCGATGACAGCGGTGCTGGGCAGCGTGCTGTTTGCGGTTTCAGGCATGAACCTGGCCGATACCCACGGGCGATCGCTGCTGCGCCTGATCAGCCCCAGCACTCTGGAGTCAACCCTGGTGGCTGAAGGCACCCTCAAGCCCAGCAAGACTAAGGTGCTCGACACCAGCTGCATCATCGATGGCCGCATTGAGGGCCTGCTGGGCACCGGCTTTTTAGAGGGGCAGCTGCTGGTGCCGCAGTTTGTGCTGCAAGAGCTGCAAAATGTGGCCGACGCCAGCAACGACCAAAAGCGCGATCGCGGTCGGCGCGGCCTCGACGTACTCAACCGCATTCGTGAAGCCTACCCCAACCGCCTGCTGATCAACTCCGTCGATTTTGACGACATCCCCACCGTCGACGCCAAACTGGTAAAGCTGGCCCAGGAACTCAACGCCATGCTGCTCACCAACGACTACAACCTCAACAAAGTCGCCAGCTTTCAAGATGTCGAGGTGCTTAACATCAATGACCTGGCCCAGGCCATTCGCCCCGCCTACTTGCCCGGCGACGACATCGATCTCAAGATTCTCAAAGAGGGCAAAGAACCCTCCCAGGGCGTGGGCTACCTCAACGATGGCACCATGGTTGTAGTCGAAGAGGGCCGCGACTACATTGGTGAAGAATTGGAGGTGGTGGTAACTGGTTCCCTGCAAACCTCTGCCGGACGCATGATTTTTGCCCGCCCCAAAACCTCAATGGTGGCCTCTTAG
- a CDS encoding GNAT family N-acetyltransferase — translation MVQADPNIYPLPASATPQLQVRPASLRDLERLSDVLTASFYDSRGWRQWVYPFIRLGIHEDLKQRLKAQSPRYACLAAVAAFDPEPLADNNAAIAGTVEAALRQPWPWQGDRHVYISNLAVDLNFRRRGIALLLLRSCEEVAQRWGIYELHLHVMEDNLAARALYHKAGFSVVQPEDSPASWLGLQARRLLLHKTLTPPSRSE, via the coding sequence ATGGTACAGGCCGACCCCAATATCTATCCCCTACCGGCCTCGGCCACCCCCCAGCTACAGGTTCGCCCGGCCAGTCTGCGCGATCTTGAGCGGCTCAGCGATGTGCTCACGGCCAGCTTCTATGACAGCAGGGGTTGGCGGCAGTGGGTATATCCCTTTATTCGGCTGGGCATTCACGAAGACTTGAAGCAGCGACTCAAGGCTCAGTCTCCCCGGTACGCCTGCCTGGCTGCCGTGGCGGCTTTTGACCCAGAGCCGCTGGCAGACAACAATGCAGCCATTGCCGGTACTGTCGAGGCCGCTTTGCGCCAGCCCTGGCCCTGGCAGGGCGATCGCCACGTATATATTTCCAATCTGGCGGTTGATCTAAACTTTCGGCGGCGGGGCATTGCCCTGCTGCTGCTGCGATCGTGCGAAGAGGTAGCCCAGCGGTGGGGCATCTATGAGCTACACCTCCACGTGATGGAAGACAACCTGGCCGCTCGAGCGCTCTATCACAAGGCGGGGTTTTCGGTGGTGCAGCCTGAAGACTCCCCAGCCTCCTGGCTAGGGCTCCAGGCACGTCGGCTGCTGCTGCACAAGACCCTGACACCGCCGTCGCGCTCAGAGTAG
- a CDS encoding type II toxin-antitoxin system HicB family antitoxin, producing MQLQQTIKSFIRPGEQSGYIAECLEISVITQGETLDEVVRNLQEAVSLHLEGEDPAEFGLVCNPHILVTFELQPVYA from the coding sequence ATGCAGCTGCAACAAACGATTAAATCATTTATTCGCCCTGGGGAACAAAGCGGTTACATCGCAGAGTGTTTGGAAATCTCTGTAATTACCCAAGGAGAAACCCTAGATGAGGTTGTCAGGAATCTTCAGGAAGCTGTCTCCCTACATTTAGAAGGGGAAGATCCAGCAGAGTTTGGTTTGGTATGTAACCCCCACATTTTGGTCACTTTTGAGTTGCAGCCGGTCTATGCCTAG
- a CDS encoding type II toxin-antitoxin system HicA family toxin — MPRLKRLSGVEIVSILERFDFQVYSQRGSHIKLRRESNLGKETLTVPNHRQLDTGTCRAIYRQACRYIPESELFPHFYQ; from the coding sequence ATGCCTAGGCTAAAGCGGTTGTCAGGAGTAGAGATCGTCAGTATTCTGGAGCGCTTTGACTTCCAAGTTTATAGCCAGCGTGGTAGTCACATTAAGCTACGCAGAGAAAGTAATTTGGGTAAAGAAACTCTCACAGTGCCTAACCACCGACAATTAGATACAGGAACTTGTCGAGCAATCTATAGGCAAGCATGTCGGTACATTCCAGAGTCAGAACTTTTTCCGCACTTCTATCAGTAG
- the aroA gene encoding 3-phosphoshikimate 1-carboxyvinyltransferase, translating to MTLEFPSDGVALSGRVRVPGDKSISHRSLMLGAIAHGETRIQGLLLGEDPRSTAACFQAMGVTMSSLEDEWVTVQGAGLGNLQEPADVLNAGNSGTTLRLMLGLLASHPDRYFAVTGDGSLRSRPMDRVIKPLAQMGAEIWGRQNNRLAPLAVRGRSLKPIHYRSPVASAQIKSCILLAGLMTEGSTTVTEPSLSRDHSERMLRAFGADIEVDPDTCSVTVHGPAALTGQTVVVPGDISSAAFWLVAGAITPGSDLVVENVGINPTRTGILDALQMMEADITLENLREATGEPVADLRVRHSRLKAARFSGNLIPRMIDEVPILAVAALFAEGTTVITDAEELRVKECDRIAVMASQLSQMGARLEEHPDGLTIYGGTPLTGAVVDSYTDHRVAMSLAIAALGAKGAMQIQRAEAAAVSYPSFTATLAELCGLSVG from the coding sequence ATGACCCTGGAGTTCCCCAGCGATGGGGTAGCGCTGAGCGGGCGGGTGCGGGTGCCGGGGGACAAGTCAATTTCCCACCGATCGCTGATGCTGGGGGCGATCGCCCACGGCGAAACCCGCATTCAGGGGCTATTGCTGGGCGAAGACCCGCGCAGCACCGCCGCATGCTTTCAGGCCATGGGCGTCACCATGTCATCGCTGGAAGACGAGTGGGTGACGGTGCAGGGGGCGGGCCTGGGCAACCTGCAAGAACCCGCCGACGTGCTCAACGCCGGCAACTCGGGCACCACCCTGCGGCTGATGCTGGGGCTGCTGGCGTCGCACCCCGATCGCTACTTTGCCGTCACGGGCGACGGCTCCCTGCGATCGCGCCCCATGGATCGCGTGATCAAACCCCTGGCCCAGATGGGCGCTGAGATCTGGGGACGGCAAAACAACCGTCTCGCCCCCCTGGCGGTGCGGGGGCGATCCCTCAAACCCATTCATTACCGCTCCCCGGTGGCCTCCGCCCAGATCAAATCCTGCATTCTCCTGGCGGGGCTGATGACCGAGGGCAGCACCACCGTCACCGAGCCCAGCCTGTCGCGCGACCACAGCGAGCGCATGCTGCGGGCCTTTGGGGCCGACATTGAGGTTGACCCCGACACCTGTAGCGTCACCGTCCATGGCCCCGCCGCCCTCACCGGGCAGACCGTGGTGGTGCCCGGCGACATCAGCTCCGCCGCCTTCTGGCTGGTGGCCGGGGCGATCACCCCCGGCTCCGACCTGGTGGTGGAAAATGTCGGCATCAACCCCACCCGCACCGGCATCCTCGACGCGCTCCAGATGATGGAAGCCGATATCACCCTGGAAAATCTGCGGGAGGCGACGGGGGAGCCGGTGGCCGACCTGCGGGTGCGCCACAGCCGCCTCAAGGCCGCCCGCTTCAGCGGCAACCTGATTCCCCGCATGATCGACGAAGTGCCGATCTTGGCGGTGGCGGCCCTGTTTGCCGAGGGCACGACGGTCATCACCGACGCCGAGGAGCTGCGGGTGAAGGAGTGCGATCGCATCGCCGTTATGGCCAGCCAGCTCAGCCAGATGGGTGCCCGCCTCGAAGAACACCCCGACGGCCTCACCATCTATGGCGGCACCCCCCTCACAGGGGCCGTCGTCGATAGCTACACTGATCATCGGGTGGCCATGAGCCTGGCGATCGCGGCCCTGGGGGCCAAAGGGGCAATGCAGATACAGCGGGCCGAAGCGGCAGCCGTTTCCTACCCAAGCTTTACTGCTACCCTAGCTGAGCTTTGTGGATTGAGCGTAGGTTGA
- a CDS encoding GatB/YqeY domain-containing protein has protein sequence MSLKDRISDDIKTAMKAKDKVRLETVRSIKKVILERESTVRPSGQDELTSDQELEVLTQLAKQRRDSVEQYQKAGRDDLAAQEAQELAIIEEYLPQQLSDAEVEAVIDDLIAQTGAASPKDMGKVMGPAMQQLKGRADGGKVQALVKAKLAG, from the coding sequence ATGAGTTTGAAAGATCGCATTAGCGACGACATCAAAACCGCCATGAAGGCCAAAGACAAAGTGCGCCTGGAGACGGTTCGCAGTATTAAAAAAGTCATTCTTGAGAGGGAGTCCACAGTGCGTCCCAGTGGGCAGGATGAGCTGACCTCTGACCAAGAGCTAGAGGTACTGACCCAGCTGGCTAAACAGCGCCGAGATTCGGTGGAACAATACCAGAAGGCTGGGCGCGACGACCTGGCGGCCCAGGAGGCTCAAGAGCTGGCCATCATTGAAGAATACCTGCCCCAGCAGCTTAGCGATGCCGAGGTCGAAGCCGTCATTGACGATCTCATTGCTCAGACCGGAGCCGCATCGCCCAAAGACATGGGGAAAGTCATGGGGCCGGCCATGCAGCAGCTCAAGGGCCGCGCCGACGGGGGCAAGGTGCAAGCCCTGGTGAAGGCCAAGCTAGCGGGCTAA
- a CDS encoding histidinol-phosphate transaminase: MALPFLRSAVVQLAAYTPHVESADDPSPASLDILDTNECPYDLPEALKEKLAWHLHHDIAANRYPDGGHGALKGAIAQYVSESAAGIAVTADHISVGNGSDELIRSLLIATCVGGAGSILVASPTFSMYGILARTLGIEVVTVGRSEDTFEVDLAAAQQAIANPEGCPVRAVFMVHPNSPTGNALTAAELTWLQALPPEILVVVDEAYFEFSQQTTVAEVLTRPNWVVMRTFSKAFRLAAYRVGYTVAHPELTQALEKVRLPYNLPSLTQAAAQLALAHRQELLAVVPEIQQQRQELADAIAQHTPLRLWPSDANFLYGRPPAQPGQPLEAELERWFNSLRRQGTLVRHTGGGLRITVGTPAENQRTLTHMRQV, encoded by the coding sequence ATGGCTTTGCCCTTTTTGCGATCGGCGGTGGTTCAGCTGGCGGCCTATACGCCCCACGTTGAGTCGGCAGACGACCCCTCCCCAGCCAGCCTCGACATTCTCGACACCAACGAGTGCCCCTACGACCTGCCCGAGGCCTTGAAAGAAAAGCTGGCCTGGCACCTGCACCACGACATCGCCGCCAACCGCTACCCCGACGGCGGCCACGGAGCGCTGAAGGGGGCGATCGCCCAGTACGTCAGCGAATCCGCTGCGGGCATCGCCGTCACCGCCGACCACATCTCCGTGGGCAACGGCTCTGACGAACTGATTCGCTCGCTGCTGATCGCCACCTGCGTCGGCGGCGCAGGCTCGATTCTGGTGGCCAGCCCCACCTTCTCGATGTACGGTATTCTCGCCCGCACCCTAGGCATTGAGGTGGTGACGGTGGGCCGCAGCGAGGATACCTTTGAGGTCGATCTGGCGGCGGCGCAGCAGGCGATCGCCAATCCTGAGGGGTGCCCCGTGCGGGCGGTGTTTATGGTGCACCCCAACTCGCCCACCGGCAATGCCCTCACCGCCGCCGAATTGACCTGGCTCCAGGCTCTGCCCCCCGAAATCCTGGTCGTGGTGGATGAGGCCTACTTTGAGTTCAGCCAGCAGACCACCGTGGCCGAGGTGCTGACGCGACCCAACTGGGTGGTGATGCGGACGTTTTCCAAGGCCTTTCGCCTGGCGGCCTACCGGGTAGGCTACACCGTGGCCCATCCAGAGCTGACCCAGGCCCTCGAGAAAGTGCGCCTGCCCTACAATCTGCCCAGCCTCACCCAGGCTGCGGCCCAGCTCGCCCTGGCCCATCGGCAGGAGCTATTGGCGGTGGTGCCCGAAATTCAGCAGCAGCGGCAGGAACTGGCAGATGCGATCGCCCAGCACACCCCCCTGCGCCTCTGGCCCAGCGATGCCAACTTTCTCTACGGACGGCCCCCGGCCCAGCCTGGGCAACCGCTGGAGGCAGAGCTAGAGCGCTGGTTCAACAGCCTGCGGCGTCAGGGCACGCTGGTGCGCCACACGGGCGGCGGCCTGCGAATTACCGTTGGCACTCCGGCGGAGAATCAGCGCACATTGACTCATATGCGGCAGGTTTAA
- a CDS encoding transposase, translating to MSLRNNAYAIVASRADILTHSAAPKPYLIRLSTFQQQPLLGDYEQGQVCLNDCGLIVADEWVRSAANRKGIDLDVWTITPNSLQSIVFLQVPATVGAGLTDGYENQKPWLLSSFIASFKAAAAKRINLRLNQLGQSVWQRNYDEHLIDNNDHLDELRYRLQNQD from the coding sequence ATGAGCCTACGCAATAACGCCTACGCCATAGTTGCTTCGAGGGCCGATATTTTGACTCATTCTGCTGCGCCTAAACCTTACTTGATCAGGCTGTCAACCTTTCAGCAGCAGCCTCTGCTGGGCGACTATGAGCAGGGCCAGGTGTGCCTCAACGACTGCGGCCTGATCGTGGCTGACGAGTGGGTGCGCTCCGCCGCTAACCGCAAGGGCATCGACCTCGATGTGTGGACGATTACCCCCAACAGCCTGCAAAGCATTGTCTTTTTGCAGGTGCCAGCGACCGTGGGTGCAGGGCTGACTGACGGTTACGAAAATCAGAAGCCCTGGCTGCTGTCGTCGTTTATCGCCAGCTTCAAAGCGGCGGCGGCTAAGCGCATCAACCTACGGCTTAACCAGCTGGGGCAGTCGGTGTGGCAACGCAACTACGACGAACATTTAATTGACAACAATGACCACCTAGATGAGCTGCGCTACAGACTGCAAAACCAGGACTAA